One Malus sylvestris chromosome 14, drMalSylv7.2, whole genome shotgun sequence DNA segment encodes these proteins:
- the LOC126600723 gene encoding U-box domain-containing protein 38-like, which yields MGGNGKHRWKITFYRSNSSSKNPPKELLCPISRSLMSDPVVVSSGQTFERLSVQLCRELSFSPKLEDGTRPDFSTMIPNLAIKSTIRNWCDHNNAQYPQAPDSISLDKAIRAVMEEDREDPGIRVSERELLRGMAEKPPVRFLHAATELGRRVDHFYSSSSEESVVIPSVSPPIPLPFATRPSCYSSASSSEITAELETLNPNSSSPECKEEDQLMTKLRSPEVIDQEEGVILLRKLTRTKEELRISLCTPRLLSAVLSLIVSRYSTVQQNAVASLVNLSLEKPNKVKIVRSGFVPYLVDVLKGGSSESQEHAAGALFSLALEEDNKIAIGVLGALPPLMHALVRAESERTRHDSALTLYHLTLVESNRVRLVKQHNAVPTLLTLAKSPASAGRALLILCNLASCNEGRSAMLDANAVQCLVGMLRRRGDLDSESTRENCVAALYVLSHGSMRFRGLAREANAVEVLSEIEKSGSERAREKAKRLLMVMRGGEDESNLDSVLDSGAGAGLGPTRYRVGRNLHTATSTTF from the coding sequence ATGGGCGGTAATGGCAAGCACAGGTGGAAGATCACCTTCTACCGCTCCAATTCCAGCTCCAAGAATCCCCCGAAGGAGCTGTTGTGCCCCATTTCCAGGTCCTTAATGTCCGACCCTGTCGTCGTCTCTTCGGGTCAGACCTTCGAGCGCCTCTCCGTCCAACTATGCCGCGAATTGAGCTTCTCCCCCAAGCTCGAAGACGGGACCCGACCCGATTTCTCCACCATGATTCCCAATTTAGCCATCAAGTCCACCATCCGGAACTGGTGCGACCACAACAACGCCCAGTACCCGCAGGCACCCGATTCAATCTCCCTCGATAAGGCCATACGGGCGGTGATGGAGGAGGATAGGGAAGACCCTGGAATTAGAGTTTCGGAGCGGGAGCTGCTGAGGGGGATGGCGGAGAAACCGCCGGTTAGATTCTTGCACGCGGCGACCGAGTTGGGCCGCCGAGTCGACCATTTCTACTCGAGCTCGTCGGAGGAGTCAGTGGTCATTCCGTCGGTGAGTCCACCTATTCCTCTCCCGTTCGCGACTCGGCCGTCGTGTTATTCCTCGGCGTCTTCTTCCGAAATCACCGCCGAGCTCGAAAcattaaaccctaattcctcgtCTCCGGAATGCAAGGAGGAAGATCAATTGATGACGAAGCTGAGAAGCCCCGAGGTAATCGACCAGGAGGAAGGAGTAATTTTACTCCGGAAGCTCACGAGGACGAAGGAGGAGCTTAGGATTTCGCTCTGCACTCCCCGGCTGCTCTCCGCCGTCCTGTCGCTGATTGTGTCGCGATACAGCACCGTGCAACAAAACGCCGTCGCTTCGCTGGTTAACTTGTCTCTGGAGAAGCCCAACAAGGTGAAGATCGTACGGTCAGGATTCGTCCCGTATTTAGTGGATGTATTGAAGGGAGGATCCAGTGAGTCGCAGGAGCACGCCGCCGGCGCGCTCTTCAGCTTGGCGTTGGAGGAAGACAACAAGATTGCGATCGGCGTGCTCGGCGCGTTGCCACCGCTGATGCACGCGCTCGTGAGGGCGGAGAGTGAGCGGACGCGCCACGACTCGGCGTTGACGCTCTATCACTTGACACTGGTGGAGAGCAACCGAGTCAGACTCGTTAAGCAACACAACGCGGTGCcgactctgttgaccttggccAAGTCTCCGGCGTCGGCGGGCCGAGCTCTACTGATTCTGTGCAATCTAGCGAGCTGCAACGAGGGCAGATCCGCCATGCTCGACGCCAACGCGGTGCAGTGCTTGGTGGGGATGCTGAGGAGGCGGGGAGACTTGGACTCCGAGTCCACTCGGGAGAACTGCGTGGCGGCGCTCTACGTGCTGAGTCACGGGTCGATGAGATTTCGCGGGCTGGCGAGGGAGGCCAATGCGGTGGAGGTGTTGAGTGAGATCGAGAAGAGTGGAAGCGAGCGGGCGAGAGAGAAGGCGAAGCGGCTGTTGATGGTGATGAGAGGGGGGGAGGATGAGTCGAATTTGGACTCGGTGTTGGACTCGGGTGCAGGAGCCGGACTCGGTCCGACTCGGTACCGAGTTGGGAGGAACTTGCATACAGCCACCTCAACTacgttttaa